The Malus domestica chromosome 08, GDT2T_hap1 genomic interval TCACCTCCAAAAAATCAAACTCAGCCTTACATAAAGTTGCCAGAGTACGCTTAACCTCTGGATTTGAAATCACTTGTTATATACCTAGTATTGGCCATAATTTTCAAGAACATTCTGTAGTCTTAGTAAGAGGGGGAAGGGTTAAGGATTTACCCGGTGTGAGATATCACATTGTTCGAGGAACCCTAGATGCTTACGGAGTAAAGGATCGTTGTTGGCATAAATTGTCCACGTCAAACGTCATGCGTTCATGATGATTCTTATGCATTATGTTCTTTTAGTTTCTTTTGACTATTGACTTGTAACCAGTGCTTATACTTTGCAGGTGCCTGAAATTCATTGAACAGCTGCAGGCGTGCTGCGAGAAATGCAATTACAACTCAAAACACTGTGCTTCTGTCTCTAGTCTTTTGAAGCAAAAGCACCGTCAGATTCACACCCAAGATGATTAAGTGTAGCTCTCTCCCTGTATCTTCATCTTCCCGGAAGACACCACCGAGGCCAAACGCTTGGTGCGGTTACGACTTACCGCAAGGTGCTAAAGCTTATGGCACATTACATGCAATAAAATGTGGGAAAGGAAAATGATTTACACAATTTTGTTGCCCGATGAACGATGCTAGAAACGTTTTATGTTTATGTGTTGATATAGAAATATTAATGTGCGTATGGTTCAATATGCGTGTATGTGGTCTGGAATTAAAAGGCCTTGACATAGGAATACACGCATATTGAACAAGTGCATATGTTTATGTGTTGATATAGAAATATTAATGTGCGTATGGTTCAATATGCGTGTATGTGGTCTGAAATTAAAAGGCATTGACATAGGAATACACGCATATTGAACAAGTGCATATAGTCTGTACATGGTACCTTTAACATCACGAAGTTTATTCAAATTTCTGCGGTTTCATGTGACTGCACAAGTTTGTCGTGCAAGCTCGGATTACCGGATGAATCGTCATAGATAGGAACTTTTTACATCTGTCAAAATGTGGATTGTTTTTAGGCTTATTTTTACCATGCATTttagaatttgattttgatttcacTTTGTTAGTAACTCAAAAGTATCACTTTACTCGTTGAAACTCACAATTTGTTCCACTTTGACTTGTAACTCTCTCGTCTCGTCTCTTTGAAACTTAGAAGTCTCTATCTAGAACATTTGTGGGACCCACCACCCAATAAGATATACCACATGTGCCcataaatttgattataaatctctACTATGTGTTAAcatttaacaataaaaaaatattaagctTAAGAGAAAGAAATTAAGAATGGAATTTTCTTGGGTTGACGAGTTGTAGAGAtgagaaaaataataaagaaattgaTTAGCTTGGTGCACCCAAATCTAACTTACATAAcaaaattaacataattaaGGTAACGTAGACCGATTTTTGAGTTTTAGAAAGTAAAATAACAAGGCAAGATGTACTTGGGAAGTAAAATCAAACTCACGAAACGCAAAATGATTCCGTATTTATAGTTCACGTGATAGGGAAAATTTACAATGCGATGTAATCAATGCAGCGTGAAATGAACGAGGCAAGATGTATTTAGAGGCTTCCCTCCCTTCAAAACAAAGGGAAACAAGATCACACGGTTTCAAGTTTCAACCCAAGAAAAACAAGGAATTTCATGCGGTAGCCTCTGCACCAAGAAAGGCGCCATACAACCGTGAACACCGTCATTATCCAAGGTATCCAACGTTCATTGGGACCACAATAACAAGTAGTACAGAGACAATAAACACAAGTTCAGGGTGGAAAGGGGGTATGATTTTCTTCGAAATTCATTGAATGGCAAATGTTAGCCAAGATACACCGCAAAACCAATTCGCGCAAAATTACAATCCCAGCGAATGTCTTGCTCAAGAAGTGGGCTGTAACTGTAACAAAAAGGAGGAAACTCTTACCAATCTCTGAAAGTATCGAAAAACATATGATTCGGTAGGTGGGCTAGATACGATGCTCCATAGAATACAGATTCGCTTAGCAAGGTCCTCAAGAAAGAAGCAACCAAGCTTGTGGGGAAGGCAGATGTCAGCTATAAGGAATTATTCTGCCGTCTAAGAGGGATGCCTTCAGAACCATCGATTCCATCTTCGTCTGCATGCTTAGATAGTCGCACGGAGGACATTGATGTTGGCAAACCTACACAATTTGATAAAATAACCAATCCAAGGTTCagaatccataaaaaaaaattaattgttcTCGTGAAATACCACACACCCAACCACAGGTCCGTTTGTTAACAATCTAAGATTGATGATAAACCATCAGTGACAAAAATATTTAAGGAAGCATACCATCAACCATATCCTTCGTTCTGTGAAGAAGAAAAGTTCCTCCAAGGATGGTTACAAACCCACACATTTCGGTGACAACCTGAGTTGGACTCTGTCTGTCCCAATCCTGAAAGTACAGAATGCCACATGATAAGTTGCAAATGGATATCTATTCATGTGAAATATTGTAACCCGGGTAGAAGAAAAGGAAATCTGGattattcaaaacaaaaacacagaAACTACGTgggctagagagagagagagagagagagagagatgtaatgaacaacttttttcttcaaaaaatacATAGAAAGATTAGGAGGACTAGCTTATAATTTCAATTTATA includes:
- the LOC114826667 gene encoding uncharacterized protein, which translates into the protein MVQQESKEPCKKEACYIQACLSKNNFLPEKCLKFIEQLQACCEKCNYNSKHCASVSSLLKQKHRQIHTQDD